From the Flavimarina sp. Hel_I_48 genome, one window contains:
- a CDS encoding M13 family metallopeptidase, producing MKILKNTCLIMATAVAGLTSCKNESDKDKSVAEVPGIQVKHMDTTINPKTDFYDYVNGNWMKTTEIPAEESTWGGFSILRKETRDDVLAILDSAQQNNTYAAGTDQAKALNIFESQLDTVARNEAGTKPLQPALDELAQVQNLEDLQLVLANNMALQAPFYGFSVFSNLSNSTMNAGYIGTGGLGLPNRDYYLDQDSKSKEIRGQYVDHITRMLQYLGDDEASAKKQANLILELETQLAKPRLDKVQRRDTRNFNNPRSVDELQKMVPAINWKSYISDLGITKNVDTLIVTEPAYMKELQKILKNTSIEDLKTLTRWSTFNNAASYLTTELETANWDFYEKTLNGVQKQKPADERALATVDNAVGEAVGKLYVDEKFPAEAKGKAEKMIANIKDAFKDRIENLEWMTDSTKVKAIEKLNKFTVKIGYPDKWENYASLDVDADKSFFENMIAVSKWNREDNLSDYGEPVDKSKWGMSPQTVNAYFNPSFNEIVFPAAILQPPFYNYQADEAVNYGGIGAVIGHEISHAFDDSGARFDGDGNLKNWWSDKDLENFTARGDALAQQYSDIEVADSLYINGKFTLGENIGDLGGVLASYDGLQKFYTENGKPDNIDGFTPEQRFFISWATIWRTKMRDDALRTRIKTDPHSPGMYRAYVPLQNVDAFYEAFNIKKGDSMFVPQEERVRIW from the coding sequence ATGAAAATACTAAAAAATACGTGTTTGATCATGGCGACCGCGGTCGCAGGTCTCACTTCATGTAAAAACGAGTCAGATAAGGACAAATCTGTAGCGGAAGTGCCCGGTATTCAGGTTAAACATATGGATACCACCATCAATCCCAAAACCGATTTTTACGACTATGTAAACGGAAACTGGATGAAAACCACCGAAATCCCTGCCGAAGAATCCACCTGGGGTGGTTTTAGCATTTTACGTAAAGAAACCCGTGACGATGTGCTAGCCATTTTAGATAGCGCGCAGCAAAACAATACGTATGCTGCCGGGACAGATCAGGCAAAGGCGTTAAATATTTTTGAATCCCAGTTAGATACTGTCGCACGTAACGAAGCCGGTACAAAACCGCTACAGCCCGCACTTGATGAACTTGCCCAGGTTCAAAATTTAGAGGATTTACAGTTGGTTTTAGCCAATAATATGGCGCTTCAGGCACCTTTTTATGGTTTTAGCGTATTTTCAAACCTCAGCAACAGTACTATGAATGCTGGCTATATAGGAACCGGTGGCCTGGGACTGCCCAACCGTGATTATTATCTGGATCAGGACAGCAAGTCTAAAGAAATACGGGGACAATATGTTGACCATATTACCCGCATGCTGCAATACTTGGGCGATGATGAAGCCAGCGCAAAAAAACAGGCTAATCTTATATTGGAACTTGAAACCCAACTGGCAAAACCACGCCTGGACAAAGTACAGCGCCGCGATACGCGTAATTTTAACAATCCGCGTAGCGTTGATGAACTTCAGAAAATGGTTCCTGCCATCAACTGGAAGTCCTACATCAGTGACCTGGGAATAACAAAAAATGTTGACACGCTCATTGTGACTGAACCTGCCTACATGAAGGAGTTGCAAAAGATACTTAAAAACACTTCTATTGAAGATTTAAAAACCCTTACCCGCTGGTCTACATTTAACAATGCAGCGAGCTATTTGACCACAGAACTTGAAACGGCCAACTGGGATTTTTATGAAAAAACGCTTAATGGTGTTCAAAAACAAAAACCTGCAGATGAACGTGCATTGGCGACTGTAGATAACGCCGTGGGTGAAGCTGTGGGTAAATTGTATGTGGATGAAAAATTTCCTGCGGAAGCTAAGGGAAAAGCAGAAAAAATGATCGCCAATATTAAAGATGCCTTTAAAGACCGCATCGAAAACCTGGAGTGGATGACTGATTCCACTAAAGTAAAAGCGATCGAAAAACTTAATAAATTCACCGTAAAAATTGGCTATCCAGATAAATGGGAAAATTATGCATCGCTTGATGTGGATGCAGATAAGAGCTTCTTTGAAAACATGATTGCGGTAAGCAAATGGAACAGGGAAGATAATTTAAGTGATTATGGTGAGCCGGTAGACAAATCTAAATGGGGCATGTCGCCGCAAACCGTAAATGCATATTTTAATCCATCATTCAACGAGATCGTTTTTCCAGCCGCAATATTGCAGCCTCCATTTTACAATTATCAGGCTGATGAAGCCGTGAATTATGGTGGCATTGGTGCAGTGATAGGACATGAGATTTCGCACGCCTTTGATGATAGTGGAGCACGTTTTGATGGTGATGGCAACCTTAAAAACTGGTGGAGTGATAAAGACCTGGAGAATTTCACCGCTAGGGGGGATGCCTTGGCACAACAGTACAGCGACATTGAAGTGGCAGACAGTCTTTATATAAACGGTAAGTTTACCTTAGGGGAAAATATAGGTGATTTAGGAGGTGTTCTTGCATCTTATGATGGGTTGCAAAAGTTTTATACCGAAAATGGAAAACCAGATAATATAGATGGTTTTACACCAGAACAGCGCTTTTTTATCTCCTGGGCAACGATATGGCGTACAAAAATGCGTGATGATGCCTTGCGCACGCGTATCAAGACAGATCCACATTCTCCAGGAATGTACCGCGCCTACGTGCCATTACAAAATGTTGATGCTTTTTACGAAGCGTTCAATATCAAGAAAGGCGATTCTATGTTTGTACCGCAGGAAGAGCGGGTTAGAATCTGGTAA
- a CDS encoding DUF1801 domain-containing protein, which produces MDTAIEVETFFNQHTKHQLALQRLREIMRDTILKEDYRYNAPVYTYDDREVVGLSDANDHFDILFFNGDSLSDIHNVLLDTNTGTTNSTRQLRYTSVQQMNDELIKTYVEEAILNQSEAKIVQKATQSPDLNNCAELQNAFALSKHLKDRFMLLSNDVQQEYLEYLANADDEEDRAKRLEHCLPFIMRLRRLDKKML; this is translated from the coding sequence ATGGATACAGCAATAGAAGTAGAGACTTTTTTCAATCAGCATACTAAACATCAACTTGCACTACAGCGCTTACGTGAGATCATGCGAGATACCATACTAAAAGAAGATTATAGATACAATGCCCCTGTTTATACCTATGATGATAGGGAAGTGGTAGGACTGAGCGATGCCAATGATCATTTTGATATTCTCTTTTTTAACGGAGATTCTCTTTCAGATATTCATAATGTATTACTGGACACAAACACGGGTACAACAAATAGCACAAGGCAGCTACGGTATACCAGTGTTCAGCAAATGAATGATGAGTTGATCAAAACCTACGTGGAAGAAGCTATTTTGAATCAAAGTGAGGCTAAGATCGTTCAGAAAGCCACACAATCTCCAGATTTGAACAACTGCGCAGAACTACAGAACGCCTTTGCACTGAGCAAACATCTCAAAGATCGTTTTATGCTTCTATCTAATGATGTGCAGCAGGAATATCTAGAGTATTTGGCAAACGCAGATGATGAAGAGGATCGTGCGAAGCGTCTTGAGCATTGTCTGCCTTTTATTATGCGCTTGCGTAGATTAG
- a CDS encoding nuclear transport factor 2 family protein: MTNFRPFLAVFFLFLCCFCNAQEKTSTDQDIAKMLDAWHDAAARADYDAYFDLMAKDAIFIGTDADENWQNMEFKAFARPYFDRGKAWSFTALERNIYSSENQNIAWFDELLDTQMGICRGSGVVIKMDNTWKIKHYVLSITVPNEQVEALTTLKEEHDKDLIVKLKD, translated from the coding sequence ATGACCAATTTCCGACCTTTTTTAGCGGTTTTTTTCCTCTTTTTGTGTTGTTTTTGTAACGCTCAGGAAAAAACCAGTACAGATCAGGACATCGCAAAAATGCTGGATGCATGGCATGACGCCGCAGCGCGTGCAGATTATGACGCTTATTTTGACCTAATGGCAAAAGACGCCATATTTATAGGTACAGATGCAGATGAAAATTGGCAGAATATGGAATTTAAAGCTTTTGCCAGGCCGTATTTTGATCGTGGCAAGGCCTGGTCATTTACGGCGCTGGAGCGGAATATCTATTCTTCCGAAAATCAGAATATTGCCTGGTTTGATGAACTTTTAGATACACAAATGGGAATCTGCCGTGGATCTGGTGTAGTCATCAAAATGGATAACACGTGGAAAATCAAACATTATGTACTCTCCATTACCGTACCTAATGAGCAGGTAGAAGCCCTAACTACGCTTAAAGAAGAACACGATAAGGATTTGATAGTGAAGCTAAAAGATTAA
- a CDS encoding TIGR03643 family protein, whose amino-acid sequence MAEDREFTPRELDRIIEMAWEDRTTFDSIEFQFGLKEQEVIELMRREMKPSSFRMWRERVQGRDTKHAAKRNFDEGTFKSSRQKHITQNKISKR is encoded by the coding sequence ATGGCTGAAGATAGAGAATTTACGCCCCGCGAACTAGATCGTATCATAGAAATGGCCTGGGAAGATCGCACGACTTTTGATTCGATAGAATTTCAGTTCGGACTAAAAGAACAGGAAGTTATTGAATTGATGCGCAGGGAAATGAAACCCTCAAGTTTTAGGATGTGGCGCGAGCGCGTGCAGGGAAGGGATACTAAACATGCTGCTAAACGTAATTTTGATGAAGGAACATTCAAAAGTTCCAGACAGAAGCATATTACCCAGAATAAAATTTCAAAACGCTAA
- a CDS encoding GNAT family N-acetyltransferase encodes MIRLKRTHIDDQDFKDLVVSLNAELKTLDGEDHAFYQQFNGTKSLDHVLIAYVNDDPMACGALRSRNYKTMEIKRMFTASEARGQGLASIILHGLELWSKELGYLNCVLETGKRQKPAIELYKSQGYHQIPNYAPYIDVANSVCFGKEL; translated from the coding sequence ATGATACGCTTAAAACGAACACATATAGACGATCAGGATTTCAAAGATTTAGTGGTTTCCCTTAATGCCGAACTCAAAACCCTGGATGGTGAGGATCATGCTTTTTATCAGCAATTTAATGGTACAAAGAGCCTGGATCATGTGCTTATTGCTTATGTCAATGATGATCCCATGGCTTGCGGTGCCCTGCGTAGTAGAAACTATAAAACCATGGAAATAAAACGGATGTTCACCGCTTCTGAAGCGCGTGGTCAGGGATTGGCCAGTATTATACTTCACGGACTTGAACTTTGGTCAAAAGAACTGGGATATCTCAATTGCGTGTTGGAGACCGGAAAGCGACAAAAACCGGCGATCGAACTTTATAAGAGTCAGGGGTATCACCAGATTCCCAATTATGCCCCTTATATCGATGTTGCAAATAGTGTTTGCTTTGGCAAAGAGCTTTAA
- a CDS encoding NAD-dependent epimerase/dehydratase family protein — protein sequence MNGRILIIGACGQIGTELTVALRERFGAERVIASDIRNGNEALMASGPFEIADAMDYRAIEDIIYRHKVDTVYLMAAMLSAVAERFPKKAWDLNMNSLFNILNLAKEGKIEKVFWPSSIAVFGPSTPKQDTPQQTIMEPTTVYGISKQTGERWCEYYHKKYGVDVRSVRYPGLISYTTEPGGGTTDYAVDIYHRALKHKHYRCFLKADTVLPMMYMEDAIRATISIMDADDVDVKIRSSYNLAAISFDPEASAASIRKHMPDFDISYAPDFRQEIADSWPQSIDDSQARKDWGWKHNFDLNEITSVMLKNLKPQYG from the coding sequence ATGAATGGAAGGATTTTAATCATAGGTGCCTGTGGTCAAATAGGCACCGAACTTACAGTAGCATTGAGGGAACGTTTTGGTGCAGAACGCGTAATTGCAAGCGATATACGCAATGGGAACGAAGCTTTGATGGCTTCTGGCCCCTTTGAAATCGCAGATGCAATGGATTATAGGGCTATAGAAGATATAATTTACCGTCACAAGGTAGATACTGTGTATCTTATGGCGGCCATGTTAAGTGCCGTTGCAGAACGTTTTCCAAAAAAAGCTTGGGACCTCAACATGAATTCCCTCTTCAACATCTTAAATCTTGCCAAAGAAGGTAAAATTGAAAAAGTGTTCTGGCCTTCAAGTATTGCGGTTTTTGGCCCCAGTACCCCAAAACAGGATACCCCACAACAAACCATAATGGAGCCCACCACCGTTTACGGTATTTCAAAGCAAACCGGAGAACGCTGGTGCGAATATTACCATAAGAAATACGGTGTAGATGTACGCAGCGTACGCTATCCTGGCCTAATTAGCTATACAACAGAACCTGGAGGGGGAACTACAGATTATGCCGTTGATATTTACCACCGTGCATTAAAGCACAAACATTATCGCTGTTTTTTAAAGGCAGATACCGTATTGCCCATGATGTATATGGAAGATGCCATACGCGCCACCATTAGCATAATGGATGCTGATGATGTTGATGTAAAAATACGATCTTCCTATAATCTCGCTGCGATCAGCTTTGATCCTGAAGCCTCGGCGGCGAGCATACGCAAGCATATGCCTGATTTTGATATAAGCTATGCTCCTGATTTTAGACAGGAAATCGCAGATAGCTGGCCGCAGAGCATTGATGATTCCCAAGCCAGGAAGGACTGGGGATGGAAACATAATTTTGACCTCAATGAAATAACGAGTGTCATGCTTAAAAACTTAAAACCGCAATATGGCTGA
- a CDS encoding toxin-antitoxin system YwqK family antitoxin produces the protein MKNILTIMALVGTMFLANAQEKISGDYVKDGNLIKATLYHANGEVSQKGFYTEQGKLQGKWMSFDLEGRKTAEAHYDNGEKTGKWFFWQGDNILKEVDYSNSKIASVSTWKIQGERMVSSN, from the coding sequence ATGAAAAATATACTTACAATCATGGCTTTGGTGGGAACTATGTTTCTTGCCAATGCGCAAGAAAAAATTAGCGGGGATTATGTGAAAGATGGTAATCTTATCAAAGCTACTTTATACCACGCTAATGGCGAAGTAAGCCAAAAGGGGTTTTACACAGAACAGGGCAAATTACAAGGAAAATGGATGAGCTTTGATCTGGAAGGTCGCAAAACTGCTGAAGCACATTATGATAATGGTGAAAAAACCGGTAAATGGTTTTTCTGGCAGGGTGATAATATCTTGAAAGAAGTGGATTACAGCAATTCTAAAATCGCTTCTGTAAGTACCTGGAAAATTCAGGGTGAACGTATGGTAAGTTCTAACTAG
- a CDS encoding inorganic phosphate transporter, translated as MDNIYVIMLVALAILAVADLVVGVSNDAVNFLNSAIGSKAVPFKTIMAVASIGIAFGALSSSGMMEVARKGIFVPEQFYFNEIMVIFMAVMITDILLLDFFNTLGLPTSTTVSIVFELLGAAVCVTIIKLSGNDDSYLQIGEYINSDKAIEIIVGILVSVVIAFSVGALVQFLTRLLLTFNFDNQPAWVSAIFGGLATAAISYFIIVKGLSSATFVEGAFLDWANANVWQYIMLSIFFWFAISYIVTKVFKVNVYVMVIVIGTFALAMAFAGNDLVNFIGVPMAAYQSYNFWVASGLPASEFSMGVLAEKVPTQPLLLLGAGAVMILTLWFSKKARRVVKTSVDLSRQDEGNERFKPNAVSRGMVRGAINLNYGLMAILPRSVKKTIERRFNKKEPTSRVASLDMPAFDLVRAAVNLMIASVLISSATSLKLPLSTTYVTFMVAMGTSLADRAWGSDSAVYRVAGVLNVIGGWFMTAISAFTAASIMAVVLYYGGALALFILFAMAVAILLRNYLKHKKRSEAEAEEGRLMRAVSSSIQGIINESTSNVASSFKRGNKIYTGTIEGLAKVDLSKLKKSRKGITKLNAEVEELRNSLYYFIKNLDESHVQASRFYIDVLGYLQDVTQSIDFVTNASYNHLNNNHKGLKFTQLKDLKEIEHKLDKLFKKIEETFKAKDFDAIPAIIEEKQALLDVVSTKIAKQIERTRNSDSSPKNTLLYFNLLQETEDLIKATMNLLEHYYIEHKNHL; from the coding sequence ATGGATAATATTTATGTTATTATGCTTGTCGCCCTGGCAATCCTTGCTGTGGCAGATCTTGTTGTGGGTGTAAGCAACGATGCAGTAAACTTTTTAAATTCGGCAATAGGTTCTAAGGCGGTTCCTTTTAAGACCATTATGGCCGTAGCCAGTATAGGGATTGCCTTTGGTGCGCTTTCTTCCAGCGGAATGATGGAAGTGGCTCGTAAGGGTATTTTTGTGCCAGAACAATTCTACTTCAATGAGATCATGGTCATATTTATGGCGGTGATGATCACAGATATTTTATTACTGGACTTTTTCAATACACTAGGCCTTCCCACATCAACAACAGTTTCTATCGTATTTGAGTTGCTGGGCGCTGCAGTTTGCGTGACCATTATAAAACTTTCTGGAAACGACGATTCTTATCTACAAATAGGGGAATATATCAACTCTGATAAAGCCATAGAAATAATTGTGGGCATTCTCGTTTCGGTGGTTATCGCATTTTCCGTGGGTGCCCTGGTGCAATTTCTCACCCGTCTACTGCTTACCTTTAACTTTGATAACCAACCTGCGTGGGTTTCGGCTATATTTGGGGGACTTGCCACAGCAGCTATTAGTTATTTTATAATTGTAAAAGGATTGAGCAGTGCTACTTTTGTGGAAGGTGCATTCTTAGACTGGGCCAATGCCAATGTGTGGCAATATATCATGTTGAGTATTTTCTTTTGGTTCGCTATTTCTTATATCGTTACTAAGGTATTCAAGGTAAACGTTTATGTGATGGTGATTGTGATAGGTACGTTTGCACTTGCAATGGCCTTTGCCGGTAATGATCTTGTAAACTTTATAGGTGTTCCCATGGCCGCTTATCAATCCTATAATTTTTGGGTAGCTAGTGGTTTGCCGGCCTCAGAATTCTCGATGGGTGTACTCGCCGAAAAAGTCCCTACCCAGCCCTTATTGCTGCTTGGTGCAGGCGCGGTTATGATCCTCACCTTATGGTTTTCTAAAAAAGCAAGACGTGTAGTAAAAACTTCCGTAGATCTTTCCCGTCAGGATGAGGGCAACGAACGCTTTAAGCCTAACGCCGTATCCAGAGGTATGGTGCGTGGAGCGATCAATTTAAATTATGGACTCATGGCGATCCTGCCACGAAGCGTAAAAAAAACCATAGAAAGACGCTTTAATAAAAAGGAGCCCACCTCCAGGGTGGCGAGTTTAGATATGCCTGCTTTTGATCTCGTACGAGCAGCGGTGAACTTAATGATTGCAAGTGTACTTATATCTTCGGCTACTTCTTTAAAACTTCCATTATCGACTACGTATGTTACTTTCATGGTAGCGATGGGTACTTCTCTTGCAGATCGAGCATGGGGCAGCGATAGTGCAGTTTATAGGGTTGCTGGTGTACTTAATGTTATTGGTGGCTGGTTTATGACCGCGATCTCAGCATTCACCGCTGCTTCTATCATGGCGGTAGTACTATATTATGGAGGTGCGTTGGCATTATTCATCTTATTTGCTATGGCCGTTGCGATATTACTTCGTAATTACCTTAAACATAAAAAACGTTCTGAAGCAGAAGCCGAAGAAGGCAGGCTTATGCGGGCGGTGAGCAGCTCTATACAGGGCATTATCAATGAAAGCACTTCTAATGTTGCTTCTTCTTTTAAAAGGGGCAATAAGATTTATACAGGAACGATAGAAGGATTGGCAAAAGTTGATCTTTCTAAACTGAAAAAGAGCAGAAAGGGCATTACTAAACTCAATGCCGAAGTGGAAGAACTGCGCAACAGCCTCTATTACTTCATCAAAAACCTCGATGAAAGCCATGTGCAGGCGAGCCGCTTTTATATTGACGTTTTAGGTTATCTTCAAGATGTTACCCAGAGCATTGACTTTGTGACCAATGCCAGTTACAATCACTTGAACAACAATCACAAAGGCTTAAAATTCACGCAGCTAAAAGACCTTAAGGAAATTGAGCATAAGCTTGACAAGCTTTTCAAAAAAATCGAGGAAACTTTCAAGGCTAAGGATTTTGACGCTATCCCTGCGATAATTGAAGAAAAACAGGCACTTCTTGATGTGGTAAGTACAAAGATCGCAAAACAGATAGAGCGCACCAGAAATAGCGATAGCAGTCCTAAAAATACCCTGCTTTACTTCAATCTCCTTCAGGAAACCGAAGATCTTATCAAGGCGACCATGAACCTGCTTGAGCATTATTATATAGAGCATAAAAATCACCTATAG